Proteins encoded together in one Olsenella timonensis window:
- a CDS encoding Arc family DNA binding domain-containing protein, with the protein MAARKQYPLRIDPEVWAAVERWAADEMRSANGQVEWILRDALRRAGRLPGRGEKDRGDSEDQ; encoded by the coding sequence GTGGCCGCGCGCAAACAATACCCCCTGCGCATAGACCCCGAGGTCTGGGCCGCGGTGGAGCGCTGGGCCGCGGACGAGATGCGCAGCGCCAACGGCCAGGTGGAGTGGATCCTGCGTGACGCCCTGCGTCGCGCGGGGCGCCTGCCCGGGCGGGGCGAGAAGGACCGCGGGGATAGCGAGGACCAATAG
- a CDS encoding transglutaminase family protein: MATLPNLEAAVGFSRKRGVAAAALACALALAACADGSPAASADGFDPGTTSGPAWSMPASALLAPFSADAASAGSPVIDASHASEGYVAASATSDARLKLQVASGDMSYNYDLPSDGTPIVVPLNMGDGAYRIRVMQNTSGNNYVELHAVDLDVTLESEFAPFLRPNVFCDYDDASASTAKARELAADAANEGDVMRDVCTWVASSITYDYDKAAELSGTSGYVPDPDETLASGTGICFDYASLSAAMLRSLGIPCKIITGYVSPDGVYHAWNLVYADGSWTSVEFSVRAGEWSRVDLTFAAAGAGELVGDGTSYTDRYVY, translated from the coding sequence ATGGCCACGTTGCCAAATCTGGAGGCTGCCGTGGGTTTCTCCCGGAAAAGAGGCGTTGCCGCGGCGGCGCTCGCCTGCGCGCTCGCGCTCGCGGCGTGCGCCGACGGCTCTCCCGCGGCCTCCGCGGACGGCTTTGACCCCGGCACCACGAGCGGCCCGGCGTGGTCCATGCCCGCCTCCGCGCTTCTCGCGCCCTTCTCGGCAGACGCCGCGTCCGCGGGGAGTCCGGTCATAGATGCCTCCCACGCCTCCGAGGGCTACGTCGCGGCCTCCGCCACCTCCGACGCCCGCCTCAAGCTCCAGGTTGCGTCCGGCGACATGAGCTACAACTACGACCTCCCCTCGGACGGCACGCCCATCGTGGTGCCGCTCAACATGGGCGACGGCGCCTACCGCATCCGCGTGATGCAGAACACGAGCGGCAACAACTACGTCGAGCTCCATGCCGTCGACCTCGACGTGACGCTCGAGAGCGAGTTCGCGCCGTTCCTGCGCCCAAACGTCTTCTGCGACTACGACGACGCGAGCGCCTCCACCGCCAAGGCGCGCGAGCTCGCGGCCGACGCGGCGAACGAGGGCGACGTCATGCGCGACGTGTGCACCTGGGTGGCGAGCAGCATCACCTACGACTACGACAAGGCCGCCGAGCTCTCGGGAACGAGCGGCTACGTGCCCGACCCGGACGAGACCCTCGCCTCGGGGACGGGAATCTGCTTTGACTACGCCTCCCTCTCCGCGGCGATGCTGCGGAGCCTGGGGATCCCGTGCAAGATCATCACCGGCTACGTCTCCCCGGACGGGGTCTACCACGCATGGAACCTCGTCTACGCCGACGGGAGCTGGACGAGCGTGGAGTTCTCCGTGCGGGCGGGCGAGTGGTCCCGCGTGGACCTCACGTTTGCCGCCGCGGGCGCCGGGGAGCTGGTCGGGGACGGCACCTCCTACACCGACAGGTACGTCTACTAG
- a CDS encoding SPFH domain-containing protein — MTVEKQARAGSGWPMLFVTLAAYAASIWGIVQGIIILATAEDAGVPAPATGPALLVGGIVLLIVAIIVTCGFFSLQPGQARVLVLFGNYVGTVRESGFYWVNPFYSHSLGSDGTGASIDVSLEEGTPSVKAAAAAKTLSTKVSLRARTLNGDRLKVNDKMGNPIEIATVVVWHVADTAKALFDVDHYPSYVAMQTETALRHVASVYAYDHMEDDDSSNQSITLRSNIEEVSATLKEELDRRLAPAGVSVDDARLTHLAYAPEIAQAMLRRQQAEAIIAARKKIVEGAVSMVDMALKELSDGGVVEFDEDRKAVMASNLMVVLCGESEAQPVLNTGSLYQ, encoded by the coding sequence ATGACCGTAGAGAAGCAGGCCCGCGCCGGATCGGGTTGGCCCATGCTCTTCGTCACCCTGGCCGCGTACGCGGCCTCCATCTGGGGCATCGTCCAGGGAATCATCATCCTCGCCACCGCGGAGGACGCCGGCGTGCCCGCCCCCGCCACGGGCCCCGCGCTGCTCGTGGGCGGCATCGTGCTGCTCATCGTGGCCATTATTGTCACCTGCGGCTTCTTCTCGCTGCAGCCCGGCCAGGCCCGCGTGCTCGTGCTCTTTGGTAACTACGTGGGCACCGTCCGCGAGTCCGGCTTCTACTGGGTGAACCCCTTCTACAGCCACAGCCTGGGCTCGGACGGCACCGGTGCCTCCATCGACGTCAGTCTGGAGGAGGGCACCCCGTCCGTGAAGGCTGCCGCAGCCGCCAAGACTCTCTCCACCAAGGTCTCCCTGCGCGCCCGTACCCTCAACGGCGACCGTCTCAAGGTCAACGACAAGATGGGCAACCCCATCGAGATCGCGACCGTCGTGGTCTGGCACGTGGCCGACACCGCCAAGGCCCTCTTCGACGTGGACCACTACCCCAGCTACGTTGCCATGCAGACCGAGACGGCCCTGCGCCACGTGGCCAGCGTCTACGCCTATGACCACATGGAGGACGACGACTCCTCCAACCAGTCGATCACGCTGCGCTCCAACATCGAGGAGGTCTCTGCCACCCTCAAGGAGGAGCTCGACCGTCGCCTCGCCCCCGCTGGCGTCTCCGTCGACGACGCCCGCCTCACCCATCTCGCCTACGCACCCGAGATCGCCCAGGCGATGCTGCGCCGCCAGCAGGCCGAGGCCATCATCGCCGCGCGCAAGAAGATCGTGGAGGGCGCGGTCTCCATGGTGGACATGGCCCTCAAGGAGCTCTCCGACGGGGGCGTGGTCGAGTTTGACGAGGACCGCAAGGCCGTGATGGCGTCCAACCTGATGGTCGTGCTCTGCGGCGAGTCCGAGGCGCAGCCCGTCCTCAACACCGGCTCCCTCTACCAGTAG
- a CDS encoding type II secretion system F family protein has translation MSETLKGGREGRGTGTLPSSEVAAFCQGLATMLAAGIQLDEGLGLLGESAQGTPLAAVCRELYGRVSAGEPLSAAMAADGRFPGRALAALAAGERAGRTERTLRSLAGYYAEEARVMSKLRTAIGYPAALLCVMSVVLAFTVAVILPVFIGVYEDMAGTLTAGSGLAVSASLVVGWVALAVVALVTTAALVGVIASRGVRGQAAIVRLMGRLPFTRAAMRQLALSRFLATLSTCLSAGSDVDAAMSEAIRATDSAELRERLEPALASMTDVERGLGLAQAVAESGVLEPAQARMLSIGSRVGSAEAVLERLSEACFDEAVERVDHVIDAVEPVLAAFLTVAVGATLVSVMLPLIGMMGAVG, from the coding sequence ATGAGCGAGACGCTAAAGGGCGGGCGAGAAGGACGCGGCACGGGCACCCTGCCGTCGAGCGAGGTCGCGGCGTTCTGCCAGGGGCTGGCGACGATGCTCGCGGCGGGGATCCAGCTCGACGAGGGGCTGGGGCTACTCGGGGAGAGCGCGCAGGGCACGCCGCTCGCGGCGGTCTGCCGGGAGCTGTACGGCAGGGTGTCGGCCGGCGAGCCGCTCTCTGCCGCGATGGCGGCGGACGGGCGGTTCCCGGGGCGCGCGCTCGCGGCGCTTGCCGCCGGCGAGCGGGCGGGTCGCACCGAGCGGACGCTCCGCAGCCTCGCCGGCTACTACGCCGAGGAGGCGCGGGTCATGTCCAAGCTGCGCACGGCGATCGGGTACCCGGCGGCGCTCCTGTGCGTGATGAGCGTGGTGCTCGCCTTCACGGTCGCCGTGATCCTGCCGGTCTTCATCGGCGTCTACGAGGACATGGCGGGGACGCTCACCGCGGGCTCGGGGCTCGCGGTGTCCGCCTCGCTCGTCGTGGGCTGGGTCGCGCTGGCCGTGGTCGCGCTCGTGACGACGGCCGCGCTCGTCGGCGTCATCGCGAGCCGCGGCGTCCGCGGGCAGGCGGCGATCGTGCGGCTGATGGGCAGGCTCCCGTTCACGCGCGCCGCGATGCGCCAGCTCGCGCTCTCCCGCTTCCTCGCCACGCTCTCGACCTGCCTCTCCGCCGGCTCAGACGTCGACGCCGCCATGAGCGAGGCGATTCGCGCGACGGACAGCGCGGAGCTGCGCGAGCGGCTCGAGCCGGCGCTCGCCTCCATGACCGACGTCGAGCGCGGCCTGGGCCTCGCGCAGGCCGTCGCCGAGAGCGGGGTCCTCGAGCCCGCGCAGGCGCGGATGCTCTCCATAGGCTCGCGGGTCGGGTCGGCCGAGGCCGTGCTCGAGCGGCTCTCCGAGGCGTGCTTCGACGAGGCGGTCGAGCGGGTCGACCACGTCATAGACGCCGTCGAGCCCGTGCTCGCGGCGTTTCTCACCGTCGCCGTGGGGGCGACGCTCGTCTCGGTGATGCTCCCGCTCATCGGAATGATGGGGGCGGTGGGCTAG
- a CDS encoding RNA-binding domain-containing protein — MDARDLAARISLGEGLMTEFKRCGGAPGQDVYETICAFANRQGGNVFLGITDKGDILGVPQNALRAVQRAVVNAVSNPELFNVSPVVETEAIEVNGLNVVRVWVPMGPAVYTFKGVAYDRIADADVKVVGVEQISQLYLRKQNEYSERRIFRYVSLEDFKEETLERARALATRRVPGHPWGSMSNEELLRSAKLFAKDRRTGDEGYTLAAVLLFGTDEVISDVCPAYRTDAIVRKENVDRYDDRITLSCNLIEAYPKLVDFAESALPDRFVVEAGQRVSARDIIVRELVSNLLIHREYISPFPAKLVIERGELRTENASRSIYEGRLTLSDFNPVSKNPNIAGVFSQIGYAEELGSGMRNLQKYSQAYGGKPAVLEDGDIFRASVPTTPISAARGVEGAYEAITILADRDGGITAAELAEYLNVTRRTAQRYIRQMLDRRLVVACDGWPHRYKPL; from the coding sequence ATGGATGCTAGGGATTTGGCTGCTCGCATCAGTCTTGGCGAAGGCTTGATGACCGAATTCAAGCGCTGCGGGGGAGCCCCCGGCCAGGACGTGTATGAGACGATTTGCGCTTTTGCAAACCGGCAGGGAGGCAATGTCTTTCTTGGGATAACCGACAAGGGTGATATCCTTGGTGTTCCGCAGAATGCGTTGCGTGCTGTTCAGCGCGCTGTTGTCAACGCCGTTAGCAACCCTGAGCTATTCAATGTCTCTCCCGTGGTTGAGACCGAGGCAATTGAGGTTAACGGACTCAATGTTGTTAGGGTGTGGGTGCCCATGGGGCCCGCCGTATACACCTTCAAAGGCGTTGCCTATGACAGGATTGCGGACGCTGACGTCAAGGTCGTCGGAGTCGAACAGATCTCTCAGCTCTACTTGAGGAAGCAGAATGAATATTCGGAGCGAAGGATATTTCGCTATGTAAGCCTTGAGGACTTTAAGGAGGAAACGCTCGAAAGGGCGCGGGCCCTTGCAACAAGGAGGGTTCCCGGTCACCCATGGGGCTCTATGAGCAACGAGGAGCTTTTGCGGAGCGCAAAGCTGTTTGCGAAGGACCGTAGAACGGGAGATGAGGGCTACACGCTCGCGGCCGTTCTTCTCTTTGGCACAGATGAGGTAATCTCTGATGTGTGCCCGGCCTATAGGACCGACGCCATCGTGCGCAAGGAGAATGTCGATCGCTATGACGACAGGATTACGCTGAGCTGCAATCTCATCGAAGCCTACCCAAAGCTCGTTGATTTTGCAGAGTCGGCTCTTCCGGATAGGTTTGTGGTCGAAGCGGGACAACGGGTCAGCGCACGCGACATCATCGTGAGAGAGCTCGTGTCAAATCTTTTGATACATCGCGAGTATATCAGCCCCTTCCCTGCAAAGCTGGTTATCGAACGTGGAGAGCTGCGTACCGAGAACGCGAGTCGCTCGATTTACGAAGGTAGACTGACGCTTTCTGACTTCAATCCCGTGTCGAAGAATCCCAACATAGCTGGAGTGTTTTCTCAGATCGGCTATGCCGAGGAGTTGGGTAGCGGGATGAGGAACCTTCAGAAGTACTCTCAAGCATACGGCGGGAAACCCGCTGTCCTTGAGGACGGAGATATTTTCCGAGCTTCTGTTCCTACCACTCCGATTTCCGCAGCAAGGGGAGTCGAGGGGGCATACGAGGCGATTACGATATTGGCCGACCGAGATGGCGGCATAACCGCCGCGGAGCTTGCAGAATATCTGAATGTGACAAGGAGAACCGCTCAGCGATACATCAGACAGATGCTCGACAGACGTCTTGTCGTTGCGTGCGATGGTTGGCCGCACCGCTATAAGCCCCTGTAG
- a CDS encoding type IV pilus twitching motility protein PilT, with the protein MDLVSFLGEMVDERASDVFFVAGLPVTYRTGGRQVRLGGDPLMPADTEAAVRAILAAAGRRADWVDEQGNHDLDFSFALPGVGRFRANVFRQRGSLAAVVRVIPFGLPDPAEFGIPEEVLRTADLQKGLVLVTGPAGAGKSTTLACIVDRMNHGRSGHVITMEDPIEFVHRHGTCIVTQREVPTDVATYAEALRSAMREAPDVILLGEMRDTETISTAVTAAEMAQLIFSTLHTTGAAGTVDRIVDAFPASQQRQIRLQLSMVLQAIVSQQLVPTVDGGVTPAWEIMVGTPAIRNLIREEKTHQIDSAVAAGGDLGMRTMDQSLFALVESGRVAREVALQYAIHQEALARRLDAAGL; encoded by the coding sequence ATGGACCTGGTGAGCTTTCTCGGTGAGATGGTCGACGAGCGCGCGTCGGACGTGTTCTTCGTCGCTGGCCTCCCGGTGACGTATCGGACGGGCGGGCGGCAGGTCCGCCTGGGCGGCGACCCCCTCATGCCCGCGGACACCGAGGCCGCCGTCCGCGCGATCCTCGCGGCGGCGGGCAGACGCGCGGACTGGGTCGACGAGCAGGGCAACCACGACCTCGACTTCTCGTTTGCCCTGCCGGGCGTGGGTCGCTTCCGCGCGAACGTGTTCCGCCAGCGCGGGTCGCTCGCCGCCGTCGTGCGCGTCATCCCCTTCGGCCTGCCCGACCCGGCGGAGTTCGGCATCCCCGAGGAGGTGCTGCGCACGGCCGACCTGCAGAAGGGGCTGGTGCTCGTGACCGGCCCCGCGGGCGCGGGCAAGTCCACCACGCTCGCCTGCATCGTGGACCGCATGAACCACGGGCGCTCGGGCCACGTGATCACGATGGAGGACCCCATAGAGTTCGTGCACCGGCACGGGACCTGCATCGTCACGCAGCGCGAGGTGCCCACCGACGTGGCCACCTACGCCGAGGCGCTCCGGTCCGCCATGCGCGAGGCGCCCGACGTGATCCTGCTTGGCGAGATGCGCGACACCGAGACGATCTCGACCGCCGTGACCGCGGCGGAGATGGCGCAGCTGATCTTCTCGACGCTGCACACCACGGGCGCCGCCGGCACTGTCGACCGCATCGTCGACGCGTTCCCCGCCAGCCAGCAGCGCCAGATCCGCCTGCAGCTCTCCATGGTGCTGCAGGCGATCGTCAGCCAGCAGCTCGTGCCGACCGTCGACGGCGGCGTCACGCCGGCGTGGGAGATCATGGTGGGCACCCCCGCGATCCGCAACCTCATCCGTGAGGAGAAGACGCACCAGATCGACTCCGCGGTCGCGGCGGGCGGCGACCTGGGGATGAGGACGATGGACCAGAGCCTGTTCGCGCTCGTCGAGTCGGGACGCGTCGCGCGCGAGGTCGCGCTGCAGTACGCGATCCACCAGGAGGCGCTGGCACGGAGGCTGGACGCGGCGGGGCTGTAG
- a CDS encoding MBG domain-containing protein, whose product MNERHEGKHLRRQEAKKRWKTILAVFLSVVLVMQSSNIQAFADVLASGGSEGRDEVVMDPAAEDTGTQGEVTTPEETDTTDEQASSQDDAEQTVAETEENPVETTAQDTEATTPDGQSDQAQSEQAPAEETDTTVTLNVEVSAATLKYRAQDGTEKSVTSETDPKSVDVSNTLDFTFTVAPDDGQKVSSVAYAGAELAANESGEYTIAAADLTDGEKIVVTTEAAPTEEPAEDATPVEPEEATEPTEDEAATTEDASESETPAANNGTSTMAARAVDFTVEVGGTISINGSTDGWIPQHKWSVDSGDGQVRLANIDGQTVRVTGVSEGTVTLKHEYKATAAWNWEEEYFTVQVTPAPTVDITEESLQITLGDEGQLTATATPAGSSVTWSSSDERVATVDQNGLVTTHQTGVATITARNGSASDTATIYVVSPATYRLVYNSNYPSDAKKIVYENGNAGNIKLEDAVETNAVYTYEPGSRATIAGDMTLANYEFLGWSTDPNATEPDSAYDPGAEVTMESNLTLYAVWGNKIEIGNQTTVTVRYYKNQSGNSCVDKQTTAFRSWRNGQATYTFVLGNNQDTIESDSPNLRGWQHDGEYYAFNETITTSEYRAYGHNQIIIEVRPWFDNNATYAQFFVLKADNAAFGNAGSYYSVGTGSINSELFDSGSQNNVYPNGTEDKSNNISELIVSAPSPTQIASILNISLDEAQAVRWYVAKNQDDGYHVDGVIYRAGVYHNVRFIDTATGDVMASYVVEDMGTVYENQIPDTSSLEDFECWVDESGKRLESGDINLIGDDLTFYTKYVNKYNITASIVDNEGAPVEGAIVSPSTQSVKQGEQSEAISFDIPDGYKIEKITVNGQDQTGDNAGKTEYAYPAQTVNGDITIVVQVARTYKVSYSWSGLKGSNPWTDGEGVEHKATLPNDGAAYEVTAGETFEVDKTYAAGATFQNEYGTWTFSGWSTGDFEVTGDKEITGTWTIEEGDEATYAVKYSWSGLKGSNPWTDGEGVEHKATLPNDGAAYEVTAGETFEVDKTYAAGATFQNEYGTWTFSGWSTGDFEVTGDKEITGTWTIEEGDEATYAVKYSWSGLKGSNPWTDGEGVEHKATLPNDGAAYEVTAGETFEVDKTYAAGATFQNEYGTWTFSGWSTGDFEVTGDKEITGTWTLTHIDISGPEVTVNSPQDVPYNGTNQTWAPTVTDGEKVLVAGTDYEVTYSTSDRTNVTGTIKVTITGKGNYTGSVERYYQITPLTITVTPRDIRKTQGQADPTLTSDYSGYLRGETAGWTGALTREPGEAVGTYTISKGSLQLADNPAGNFLAQNYILVVNEGTFTIVATPVTPGGGDTPTPTPGGGGDGTPTPGTPATVTPADDTTTDEAAPEETIADDENALAAPTDTIGDDDTPLAAGAKDEDCWVHWLILLGMILSAVYFVGVGVRRRKFTSSLLGYEDKVLGNDRDNA is encoded by the coding sequence ATGAACGAGAGGCATGAGGGCAAGCACCTCAGGCGTCAAGAGGCGAAGAAGAGGTGGAAGACCATACTGGCGGTCTTCCTCAGCGTCGTCCTCGTGATGCAGTCGTCCAACATCCAGGCGTTCGCCGACGTCCTGGCCTCCGGCGGGTCCGAGGGCCGCGACGAGGTCGTCATGGACCCGGCCGCCGAGGACACGGGCACCCAGGGGGAGGTGACGACCCCGGAGGAGACCGACACCACCGACGAGCAGGCGTCCTCACAGGACGATGCCGAGCAGACGGTGGCCGAGACGGAGGAGAACCCCGTCGAGACCACGGCACAGGACACCGAGGCGACGACTCCGGACGGTCAGTCCGATCAGGCCCAGTCCGAGCAGGCGCCCGCAGAGGAGACCGACACCACCGTCACCCTCAACGTTGAGGTCTCCGCCGCGACGCTGAAGTACAGAGCACAGGACGGCACCGAGAAGAGCGTCACGTCCGAGACGGATCCCAAGTCCGTTGACGTTTCCAACACCCTCGACTTCACGTTTACGGTTGCCCCTGACGACGGTCAGAAGGTTTCCTCCGTCGCCTACGCCGGCGCGGAGCTCGCCGCCAACGAAAGCGGCGAGTACACCATCGCCGCCGCCGACCTGACCGACGGCGAGAAGATCGTCGTCACGACCGAGGCCGCCCCGACGGAGGAGCCCGCCGAGGACGCGACCCCCGTCGAGCCCGAGGAGGCTACCGAGCCGACCGAGGACGAAGCAGCGACCACCGAGGACGCCTCCGAGAGCGAGACCCCTGCCGCGAACAACGGCACCTCGACGATGGCCGCTCGAGCAGTGGACTTTACGGTTGAAGTTGGGGGGACCATTTCGATAAATGGCTCCACCGATGGGTGGATTCCACAGCATAAATGGAGTGTAGATTCCGGAGACGGTCAGGTAAGGCTGGCCAATATTGATGGCCAAACCGTTAGAGTTACGGGCGTCTCTGAGGGTACTGTAACTCTGAAGCACGAATACAAGGCAACTGCAGCTTGGAACTGGGAGGAAGAGTATTTCACGGTTCAGGTAACGCCTGCTCCTACCGTTGACATCACCGAAGAATCCCTCCAGATCACCCTTGGCGATGAAGGCCAGCTGACTGCGACCGCTACACCTGCGGGCTCGAGCGTCACCTGGTCGTCTTCTGACGAGCGCGTGGCGACGGTTGATCAGAACGGCCTTGTGACGACCCATCAGACCGGCGTGGCCACGATTACGGCGAGAAACGGTAGCGCGAGTGACACCGCTACAATATATGTCGTATCGCCGGCGACGTATAGGCTGGTCTACAACTCGAACTACCCCAGCGATGCCAAGAAGATCGTCTACGAAAATGGCAACGCCGGAAACATAAAGCTCGAGGACGCTGTCGAGACAAATGCGGTTTATACCTATGAGCCGGGAAGTAGAGCAACAATTGCCGGGGATATGACGCTCGCAAACTACGAGTTTCTTGGGTGGAGCACGGACCCCAACGCGACGGAGCCGGATTCCGCGTATGATCCCGGCGCCGAAGTAACGATGGAATCCAACCTGACCCTCTACGCCGTATGGGGCAACAAGATTGAGATCGGCAACCAGACCACCGTAACGGTTCGGTATTACAAGAATCAATCCGGAAACAGCTGCGTAGATAAGCAAACCACAGCATTCCGAAGCTGGAGGAACGGTCAGGCTACCTACACGTTTGTCTTGGGCAACAACCAGGACACGATTGAATCTGACTCCCCGAACCTGCGCGGATGGCAGCATGACGGTGAGTACTATGCGTTCAATGAGACGATCACGACGTCAGAGTATCGCGCGTATGGACATAACCAAATAATCATTGAGGTACGCCCTTGGTTTGACAATAACGCTACCTACGCCCAGTTTTTCGTGCTTAAGGCGGACAATGCTGCCTTCGGTAACGCGGGGAGCTATTACTCGGTCGGTACCGGCAGCATCAACAGCGAGCTGTTTGACTCTGGATCTCAAAACAACGTCTATCCCAACGGCACTGAGGATAAAAGCAACAACATCTCAGAGCTCATCGTCTCGGCCCCCAGCCCCACGCAGATAGCGAGCATTCTCAATATCTCTCTGGATGAGGCGCAGGCCGTTCGTTGGTACGTTGCTAAGAACCAAGACGACGGTTATCACGTCGACGGTGTTATTTATCGTGCGGGCGTTTATCACAACGTGCGCTTCATTGATACTGCTACTGGTGATGTGATGGCGTCCTATGTCGTCGAGGACATGGGAACGGTATATGAGAATCAGATTCCCGATACGTCTTCGCTCGAGGATTTTGAGTGCTGGGTTGATGAGTCTGGGAAGCGCCTGGAGTCGGGCGATATAAACCTTATCGGTGATGACCTGACGTTTTATACGAAGTATGTAAACAAATATAATATTACCGCCTCAATCGTGGACAATGAAGGCGCACCCGTTGAAGGTGCCATAGTGTCGCCCTCAACGCAGAGCGTGAAGCAGGGGGAGCAGTCAGAAGCGATATCGTTTGACATCCCGGATGGCTATAAGATTGAGAAGATAACCGTCAACGGCCAGGATCAGACCGGCGACAATGCAGGAAAAACCGAATATGCCTACCCGGCTCAAACGGTAAATGGCGACATCACAATTGTTGTCCAGGTAGCACGGACCTACAAGGTCTCCTACAGCTGGTCCGGCCTCAAGGGCTCCAACCCCTGGACCGACGGCGAGGGCGTCGAGCACAAGGCCACGCTGCCCAACGACGGCGCCGCCTACGAGGTGACGGCCGGCGAGACCTTCGAGGTCGACAAGACCTACGCCGCGGGCGCCACCTTCCAGAACGAGTACGGCACCTGGACCTTCTCCGGCTGGAGCACGGGCGACTTCGAGGTCACCGGCGACAAGGAGATCACCGGCACCTGGACGATCGAGGAGGGCGACGAGGCCACCTACGCGGTCAAGTACAGCTGGTCCGGCCTCAAGGGCTCCAACCCCTGGACCGACGGCGAGGGCGTCGAGCACAAGGCCACGCTGCCCAACGACGGCGCCGCCTACGAGGTGACGGCCGGCGAGACCTTCGAGGTCGACAAGACCTACGCCGCGGGCGCCACCTTCCAGAACGAGTACGGCACCTGGACCTTCTCCGGCTGGAGCACGGGCGACTTCGAGGTCACCGGCGACAAGGAGATCACCGGCACCTGGACGATCGAGGAGGGCGACGAGGCCACCTACGCGGTCAAGTACAGCTGGTCCGGCCTCAAGGGCTCCAACCCCTGGACCGACGGCGAGGGCGTCGAGCACAAGGCCACGCTGCCCAACGACGGCGCCGCCTACGAGGTGACGGCCGGCGAGACCTTCGAGGTCGACAAGACCTACGCCGCGGGCGCCACCTTCCAGAACGAGTACGGCACCTGGACCTTCTCCGGCTGGAGCACGGGCGACTTCGAGGTCACCGGCGACAAGGAGATCACCGGCACCTGGACTCTGACGCATATTGATATCAGCGGTCCGGAGGTTACGGTTAATAGTCCGCAGGACGTCCCGTACAACGGCACCAACCAGACCTGGGCTCCCACGGTGACCGACGGCGAGAAGGTTCTTGTCGCTGGCACGGACTACGAGGTGACTTACTCCACCTCCGACCGCACCAACGTCACCGGTACCATCAAGGTCACCATCACCGGCAAGGGCAACTACACCGGCTCCGTCGAGCGTTACTACCAGATCACGCCTCTGACCATCACGGTCACGCCGCGTGACATCCGCAAGACCCAGGGCCAGGCCGACCCGACGCTCACCTCCGATTACAGCGGCTATCTCCGTGGCGAGACTGCCGGCTGGACCGGCGCGCTCACGCGTGAGCCCGGCGAGGCGGTGGGCACTTACACCATCTCCAAGGGTAGCCTCCAGCTCGCGGACAACCCCGCCGGCAACTTCCTTGCCCAGAACTACATCCTGGTTGTGAACGAGGGCACCTTCACCATCGTCGCGACTCCTGTGACGCCTGGTGGCGGCGACACCCCGACCCCGACGCCTGGCGGCGGTGGGGACGGCACTCCGACCCCTGGTACGCCCGCGACCGTGACCCCGGCTGACGACACGACGACCGATGAGGCCGCGCCCGAGGAGACCATCGCCGACGACGAGAACGCCCTTGCCGCGCCCACCGACACCATCGGTGACGACGATACGCCGCTCGCGGCTGGCGCCAAGGACGAGGACTGCTGGGTCCACTGGCTCATCCTGCTCGGCATGATCCTCAGCGCCGTGTACTTCGTCGGCGTGGGCGTGCGTCGCCGCAAGTTCACGTCCAGCCTGCTCGGCTATGAGGACAAGGTCCTCGGCAACGACCGCGACAACGCCTAA
- a CDS encoding DUF4860 domain-containing protein, whose translation MSTRLDQLLDAVGDARDADGRAVRGAGARHVFAVALLALFLLALLGAVGFGTSVYQRLNERSEAAEQARSPLGVIVNAVRATDAVGSVARAAGPEGDALVLVERLASGTYETRFFLSDGWLVEQYAVAGSPYDADAATRLAESSSFSFEEDDGLLTVSCDAGSARVALRSRAEGVAS comes from the coding sequence ATGAGCACGCGCCTTGACCAGCTGCTCGACGCCGTCGGAGACGCCCGCGACGCGGACGGGCGCGCCGTGCGCGGCGCCGGGGCGCGCCACGTCTTCGCCGTGGCGCTCCTCGCCCTGTTCCTACTGGCGCTCCTTGGTGCGGTCGGCTTTGGGACCTCCGTCTACCAGCGCCTCAACGAGCGTTCCGAGGCCGCCGAGCAGGCGCGCTCCCCGCTCGGCGTGATCGTGAACGCCGTGCGGGCGACCGACGCCGTGGGCTCCGTGGCGCGGGCCGCGGGCCCCGAGGGCGACGCGCTCGTGCTCGTGGAGCGCCTCGCCTCCGGCACCTACGAGACGCGCTTCTTCCTCTCGGACGGCTGGCTCGTCGAGCAGTACGCCGTCGCCGGGTCCCCCTATGACGCCGACGCCGCAACGCGGCTCGCCGAGTCCTCGTCCTTCTCGTTCGAGGAGGACGACGGGCTGCTGACGGTCAGCTGCGATGCCGGGAGCGCGCGGGTGGCGCTCAGGTCGCGGGCAGAGGGGGTGGCGTCATGA